Proteins encoded within one genomic window of Triticum aestivum cultivar Chinese Spring chromosome 2D, IWGSC CS RefSeq v2.1, whole genome shotgun sequence:
- the LOC123048466 gene encoding 2-oxoglutarate-dependent dioxygenase 11-like, whose protein sequence is MEVEAARASDSVSESRWSKLAVTLPVRNVQALAASTGELTAEVIERYIQPDIDAFAVLDEHSDEVPVIDVGKLSSPESVEAEAAKLKFACAEWGFFQVVNHGIPDEVIMGMKHDIQKFFQLPLDVKNAYAQRQGDLQGYGQAFVVSDDQKLEWGDMFALFAQPPEARDMSYWPCEPHTFRNFIEKYSSEVMKLAHSLGVFVAKTLDLNPGPFEDKHVAQFLRMGYYPPCTPMPEKVLGFTPHSDMSFLTILLEVNSVQGLQIRRHGAWIPVKPCRDALLVNVGDLLEIMTNGKYKSIEHRVTINAHKERLTVSAFHLPNYDGIVSPILETREEKLLYKTVKVEEYARLFFTNKLEGKRALDHAKLSQ, encoded by the exons ATGGAGGTAGAGGCAGCGAGAGCGAGTGACAGCGTCAGCGAGAGCAGGTGGTCGAAGCTGGCTGTGACGCTTCCCGTCAGGAACGTCCAGGCCCTGGCGGCGTCCACCGGCGAGCTGACGGCCGAGGTGATCGAGCGGTACATACAGCCGGACATCGACGCTTTCGCTGTTCTCGACGAGCACTCCGACGAGGTTCCGGTGATCGACGTCGGCAAGCTTTCGAGCCCCGAGTCCGTCGAGGCAGAGGCCGCGAAGCTCAAGTTTGCCTGCGCGGAGTGGGGATTTTTTCAG GTTGTAAATCATGGAATACCAGATGAGGTCATCATGGGTATGAAGCATGACATTCAGAAGTTTTTTCAACTCCCCCTCGATGTTAAGAATGCATATGCTCAGCGGCAAGGGGATCTTCAAGGTTATGGTCAAGCGTTTGTTGTCTCTGATGATCAAAAGCTAGAATGGGGTGACATGTTTGCGCTCTTCGCCCAACCACCCGAAGCCCGTGATATGAGTTACTGGCCATGTGAACCCCATACTTTCAG AAATTTTATTGAAAAGTACTCTTCGGAGGTGATGAAACTTGCTCATTCTCTTGGCGTCTTCGTTGCAAAAACACTAGATCTTAATCCCGGCCCGTTTGAAGACAAACATGTGGCGCAATTTCTCAGGATGGGCTACTACCCTCCATGCACGCCAATGCCAGAAAAGGTTCTAGGCTTCACACCGCATTCTGATATGTCCTTTCTAACTATTCTACTGGAAGTTAATTCAGTTCAAGGCTTACAAATTAGAAGGCATGGTGCATGGATACCCGTGAAACCATGTCGCGACGCACTATTGGTGAATGTGGGTGACCTTCTTGAG ATTATGACAAATGGGAAGTACAAGAGCATTGAGCACAGGGTTACCATAAATGCCCACAAGGAGCGACTAACTGTGTCTGCATTTCATCTCCCAAATTATGATGGAATAGTTTCACCAATTTTGGAAACTAGAGAAGAGAAGTTGTTATACAAGACGGTGAAAGTAGAAGAGTATGCAAGACTTTTTTTCACAAACAAACTTGAAGGAAAGAGAGCCCTAGATCATGCAAAGTTATCCCAATAA
- the LOC123048465 gene encoding 2-oxoglutarate-dependent dioxygenase 11-like yields MEVEARSGGSSASEGRWSQSGTSLPVRNVQALAASAGEVAVDAMERYIQPGVDGDTVLAEHSDEVPVIDLAKLLDAESVEVEAAKLRFACEDWGFFQVVNHGIPIEVIAGMKHDIQKFFQLPLEVKNAYAQRVGDLQGYGQAFVLSDDQKLDWSDMFGLFSQPPQARDMSYWPNQPPNFRNSIEEYSSELMKLSHSLATFIAKTIGVDPELMEDKHVGQFLRMNYYPSCTTTPEKVLGFSPHSDGSFITILLEVNAVQGLQIRRHGAWIPVKPRGDALLVNVGDFLEIMTNGKYKSIEHRVTINAQKERLSISAFQVPKYDGIISPVLGSTEEKVLYKTMRVEEYARLYLSNKPYGKRTLDYAKLSQI; encoded by the exons ATGGAGGTGGAGGCGAGGAGTGGTGGCAGCAGCGCCAGCGAGGGCAGATGGTCGCAGTCGGGAACGTCGCTCCCCGTCAGGAACGTCCAGGCGCTGGCGGCGTCTGCCGGCGAGGTGGCGGTCGACGCGATGGAACGGTACATCCAGCCGGGCGTCGACGGGGACACGGTTCTCGCCGAGCACTCCGATGAGGTTCCGGTGATCGACCTCGCCAAGCTCCTCGACGCCGAGTCAGTGGAAGTGGAGGCCGCCAAGCTCAGATTTGCCTGTGAGGACTGGGGCTTCTTCCAG GTTGTAAATCATGGAATACCAATTGAGGTCATCGCGGGTATGAAGCATGACATTCAGAAGTTCTTTCAGCTGCCCCTCGAAGTTAAGAATGCATATGCGCAACGAGTAGGAGATCTTCAAGGTTATGGTCAAGCGTTTGTTCTCTCGGATGATCAAAAGCTAGATTGGTCAGACATGTTTGGCCTCTTTTCGCAGCCACCTCAGGCCCGTGATATGAGTTACTGGCCAAACCAGCCTCCTAATTTCAG GAATTCTATTGAAGAGTACTCTTCCGAGTTGATGAAACTCAGTCATTCTCTTGCCACCTTTATTGCCAAAACAATAGGTGTTGATCCTGAATTAATGGAAGACAAGCATGTGGGCCAGTTTCTGAGAATGAACTACTACCCTTCATGCACAACCACGCCCGAAAAGGTTTTAGGTTTCTCACCGCATTCTGATGGATCTTTTATAACTATCCTGCTAGAAGTGAATGCAGTTCAAGGCCTACAAATTAGAAGGCATGGTGCATGGATCCCAGTAAAACCACGGGGTGATGCATTATTGGTAAATGTGGGTGACTTCCTTGAG ATTATGACAAATGGGAAGTATAAGAGCATTGAGCACAGGGTCACCATAAATGCCCAGAAGGAGCGACTATCCATATCAGCATTTCAAGTTCCAAAGTACGATGGAATAATTTCACCAGTTTTGGGCAGTACCGAAGAGAAGGTGTTATACAAGACAATGAGAGTAGAAGAGTATGCAAGACTTTATTTGTCAAACAAACCATATGGAAAGAGAACCCTTGATTATGCTAAGTTATCCCAAATATAA